The following are encoded in a window of Rhizobium sp. 11515TR genomic DNA:
- a CDS encoding flagellar motor protein MotA, whose product MENVNLSDLGSTDNVSGNYAYKLSSPMAFFWTMVLFLVIVGFIVAILFRQAQVAFLHNPGLNGLIVGVLVVGILLVFNHVLMLRPEVRWFNHFRAVGNADKVGRNPRLLAPMRALLGNRRAMQLSTATLRSILDSIATRLDESRDTSRYLIGLLVFLGLLGTFWGLIGTIGSINDVIQGLDAGAGDTGDILSALKSGLSGPLVGMGTAFSSSLLGLSGSLILGFLDLQAGRAQNRFYTELENWLSSVTDVGSDIAPVIEGATGASSEDVRALSDYLRKIAEEGGGQRSVTAMANLAEGIQGLVKNMRNEQQMLRDWIEAQQEEAKSMRRTLDRLADRISHTEKTGSK is encoded by the coding sequence ATGGAAAATGTGAATCTGTCGGATCTCGGATCGACCGACAACGTATCGGGAAATTACGCCTATAAGCTTTCAAGCCCGATGGCTTTCTTCTGGACCATGGTTCTTTTCCTGGTCATCGTCGGCTTCATCGTGGCAATCCTTTTCCGCCAGGCGCAGGTCGCCTTTCTGCACAATCCCGGCCTCAATGGCCTGATCGTCGGCGTTTTGGTCGTCGGCATCCTCCTGGTCTTCAATCATGTGCTGATGCTGAGGCCGGAGGTTCGCTGGTTCAATCATTTCCGTGCCGTCGGCAATGCGGACAAGGTTGGCCGCAATCCGCGGCTGCTGGCACCGATGCGGGCGCTGCTCGGCAACCGCCGTGCTATGCAGCTTTCCACGGCGACCCTGCGCTCGATCCTCGATTCGATTGCCACCCGCCTCGACGAATCGCGCGATACCTCGCGCTATCTTATCGGCCTTCTCGTCTTTCTCGGTCTGCTCGGCACTTTCTGGGGTCTGATCGGCACGATCGGCTCTATCAACGACGTCATCCAAGGCCTCGATGCCGGCGCCGGCGACACCGGCGATATTCTGAGCGCCCTGAAATCAGGTCTTTCCGGCCCGCTCGTGGGTATGGGCACGGCCTTCTCCTCCTCGCTGCTCGGCCTTTCCGGCTCGCTGATCCTCGGCTTCCTCGACCTGCAGGCCGGCCGTGCGCAGAACCGCTTCTATACCGAACTTGAAAATTGGCTTTCTTCCGTCACCGACGTCGGCTCCGACATCGCCCCGGTCATCGAAGGCGCGACCGGCGCCTCTTCGGAGGATGTGCGGGCGCTATCGGACTATCTGCGCAAGATCGCCGAGGAGGGCGGCGGCCAGCGTTCTGTGACGGCCATGGCAAACCTTGCCGAAGGCATTCAGGGCTTGGTCAAGAACATGCGCAACGAGCAGCAGATGCTGCGTGACTGGATCGAGGCCCAGCAGGAAGAGGCGAAATCGATGCGCCGCACGCTCGACCGTCTCGCGGACCGGATCAGCCATACCGAGAAGACCGGGAGCAAGTAA
- a CDS encoding inositol monophosphatase family protein, whose amino-acid sequence MARSALLNVMVQAALKAGKSLSRDFGEVQNLQVSVKGPGDFVSQADLKAQKIVRDELMKARPTYGFLGEESEEVKGTDGAHRWIVDPLDGTTNFLHGIPMFAVSIALERNDEIVAGVIFNPATDELYTTERGGGAFLNDRRLRVASRRVLSDSVIGCGVPHLGRGNHGKFLVELRHVMGEVAGVRRLGSASLDLAYVAAGRFDGFWETGLSPWDIAAGILLIREAGGFVSDFQGGTDMLGTSSIICGNEHIQKALAEVVKRPIPTK is encoded by the coding sequence ATGGCCCGTTCTGCTCTTCTCAATGTCATGGTTCAGGCTGCCCTCAAGGCAGGCAAGTCGCTCAGCCGCGATTTCGGCGAAGTGCAGAACCTGCAGGTTTCGGTGAAGGGACCGGGCGATTTCGTCAGCCAGGCGGATCTGAAGGCGCAGAAGATCGTCCGCGACGAGCTGATGAAGGCTCGTCCCACGTATGGTTTTCTCGGCGAGGAAAGCGAAGAGGTCAAGGGCACGGATGGCGCCCATCGCTGGATCGTCGATCCGCTCGACGGCACCACCAACTTCCTGCACGGCATTCCGATGTTCGCCGTTTCGATCGCGCTCGAGCGCAACGACGAGATCGTCGCCGGAGTCATCTTCAATCCGGCGACGGACGAACTCTATACGACCGAACGCGGCGGCGGCGCTTTCCTCAACGATCGCCGCCTGCGCGTCGCCTCGCGCCGCGTGCTGTCGGATAGCGTCATCGGCTGCGGCGTTCCGCATCTCGGCCGCGGCAATCACGGCAAGTTCCTCGTCGAGCTGCGTCATGTCATGGGCGAGGTTGCCGGTGTGCGCCGTCTCGGTTCCGCATCGCTCGATCTTGCCTATGTCGCTGCCGGCCGCTTCGACGGTTTCTGGGAAACCGGGCTGTCTCCCTGGGATATCGCAGCCGGCATTCTGCTGATCCGCGAAGCCGGCGGTTTCGTCTCGGATTTCCAGGGCGGCACCGACATGCTCGGCACCAGTTCGATCATCTGCGGCAACGAGCATATCCAGAAAGCACTCGCCGAAGTAGTTAAGCGACCGATCCCGACGAAGTAA